The following coding sequences are from one Vicia villosa cultivar HV-30 ecotype Madison, WI unplaced genomic scaffold, Vvil1.0 ctg.000556F_1_1, whole genome shotgun sequence window:
- the LOC131629312 gene encoding secreted RxLR effector protein 78-like — translation MLDGILLVNEILDWSKRKRKGCFLLKVDFEKAYDNVSWNYLRFFMKRMGFGDIWLKWMEACVFNNHLSMLVNGSATIDFKVQRGLRQGDPLSPFLFVLAMEGLTALVRKAVNLDDFKPFSYGDVDHVDIVQFADDTIILGEASTKNL, via the coding sequence ATGTTAGATGGGATTTTATTGGTGAatgagattcttgattggtctaaGAGGAAGAGAAAGGGTTGCTTCTTATTAAAGGTTGATTTCGAAAAGGCTTACGATAATGTTTCTTGGAATTATCTAAGATTTTTTATGAAGAGGATGGGGTTTGGAGATATTTGGTTGAAGTGGATGGAAGCATGCGTGTTTAATAATCATTTGTCCATGTTGGTGAATGGGAGTGCCACGATAGACTTCAAAGTTCAAAGGGGTTTGCGTCAAGGGGATCCTTTGTCGCCGTTTCTCTTTGTCTTAGCTATGGAAGGTTTAACCGCCTTGGTTAGGAAAGCGGTTAACTTGGATGATTTTAAACCTTTCTCTTATGGGGATGTGGATCATGTTGATATtgtacaatttgcggatgatactattATCCTTGGTGAAGCATCTACAAAAAATCTTTAG